In one Streptomyces sp. NBC_00597 genomic region, the following are encoded:
- a CDS encoding DUF5134 domain-containing protein produces the protein MSLPASLSAWLLVLLCFVSGAYCLRRVRRSEREARGAAAGEAVMGFGMAVMAVPSGIGPWGPGILLAVFCGAVLHALWLLRGGVHHTHHLVGSLAMAYMALTMTAGHGHGGGLPLVTGALLLYYAGYVLLGGARLVTAGGVAPQIAGGPQVSPAELTRACRLAMGIGMLAMLPGL, from the coding sequence ATGTCCCTTCCCGCTTCGCTCTCCGCCTGGCTGCTCGTGCTCCTGTGCTTCGTCAGCGGGGCGTACTGCCTGCGGCGGGTGCGCAGATCGGAGCGGGAGGCGCGCGGCGCGGCGGCGGGCGAGGCCGTGATGGGGTTCGGGATGGCGGTGATGGCCGTGCCGTCGGGCATCGGCCCGTGGGGGCCCGGGATCCTGCTGGCCGTCTTCTGCGGGGCCGTCCTGCACGCCCTGTGGCTGCTGCGGGGCGGGGTGCACCACACCCACCACCTGGTCGGTTCGCTGGCGATGGCGTACATGGCGCTGACGATGACCGCCGGCCACGGGCACGGCGGGGGCCTGCCGCTCGTCACCGGGGCGCTGCTGCTCTACTACGCGGGGTACGTGCTGCTCGGGGGGGCCCGACTGGTGACGGCGGGCGGGGTTGCGCCGCAGATCGCGGGCGGGCCGCAGGTGTCGCCCGCGGAACTGACGCGGGCTTGCCGACTGGCCATGGGGATCGGGATGTTGGCGATGCTGCCCGGCCTGTGA
- a CDS encoding glycerophosphodiester phosphodiesterase family protein: MTFLTIGHRGVMGVEPENTLRSFVRAERSGMDVIALDLQLSKDGVLVVLHDAEVDRTTDGSGSVADLTVAALRELDAGQGEHVPVFEEVLDAVRTPLQVSVQSGAAAAALAELVLRHDLTTRVEVASFHDEVLAQTVRLVPGLRGCLYADVHLAHRRTIVDRALAAGAGTVALNIRELTLDTVESVHAAGLRVIGWTVNTLQQLRVARALELDGAATDFPEIRSTGRFIA, from the coding sequence TTGACTTTCCTCACCATCGGTCACCGCGGGGTCATGGGTGTCGAACCTGAGAACACCCTGCGGTCGTTCGTCCGCGCGGAACGTTCCGGGATGGACGTCATCGCGCTGGATCTGCAGCTGAGCAAGGACGGCGTGCTCGTCGTCCTGCACGACGCCGAGGTGGACCGGACCACCGACGGCTCCGGATCCGTCGCCGACCTGACCGTGGCCGCGCTGCGCGAGCTGGACGCCGGTCAGGGCGAGCACGTGCCGGTCTTCGAGGAGGTGCTGGACGCGGTCCGCACCCCGCTCCAGGTGTCGGTGCAGAGCGGGGCCGCCGCCGCGGCGCTGGCGGAGCTCGTCCTGCGCCACGACCTGACCACGCGGGTGGAGGTCGCCTCCTTCCACGACGAGGTGCTCGCGCAGACGGTCCGGTTGGTGCCGGGGCTGCGCGGCTGCCTGTACGCGGATGTGCACCTCGCGCACCGCAGGACCATCGTGGACCGGGCGCTGGCCGCCGGTGCGGGGACGGTCGCCCTGAACATCCGCGAGCTCACCTTGGACACGGTGGAGTCGGTGCACGCGGCCGGGCTGCGGGTGATCGGCTGGACCGTCAACACCCTGCAACAGCTTCGGGTGGCGCGGGCGCTCGAACTGGACGGCGCGGCCACCGATTTCCCGGAGATCCGCAGCACGGGCCGGTTCATCGCCTGA
- a CDS encoding DUF305 domain-containing protein produces MDMAKGLLGRTTGAVVAAGVLLVLAGCRDGDGGDGTKDAGAAVIAPGRPGEKARTLSPEEAAGRQPDDSPNAADRTYVQHMVEHHRQALTMSALAPERASAEGVKRLAERISAAQQPEIGSMEKWLARHPAPAGAPSGGPPGHDHGAMPGMATEQQLARLTEAKGAEFDRLFLTLMTAHHEGAVKMAGEVLAAGNNGAVEEMANEVVATQTAEIHRMRAMG; encoded by the coding sequence ATGGACATGGCAAAGGGGTTACTCGGTCGAACCACCGGGGCCGTCGTGGCCGCGGGAGTCCTGCTCGTCCTGGCCGGGTGCCGGGACGGCGACGGCGGCGACGGGACGAAGGACGCCGGGGCGGCGGTCATCGCCCCCGGCAGACCGGGCGAGAAGGCCCGCACCCTCTCCCCCGAGGAGGCCGCCGGGAGGCAGCCCGACGACAGCCCCAACGCGGCGGACCGGACGTACGTGCAGCACATGGTCGAACACCACCGGCAGGCCCTCACCATGAGCGCGCTGGCCCCGGAGCGGGCCTCGGCGGAGGGGGTCAAGCGGCTCGCCGAGCGGATCTCGGCCGCCCAGCAGCCCGAGATCGGCTCGATGGAGAAGTGGCTGGCCCGCCACCCGGCCCCGGCCGGCGCCCCTTCCGGAGGCCCGCCCGGCCACGACCACGGCGCGATGCCGGGCATGGCGACCGAGCAGCAACTGGCACGGCTCACCGAGGCGAAGGGCGCCGAGTTCGACCGGCTCTTCCTCACCCTGATGACCGCCCACCACGAGGGCGCCGTGAAGATGGCGGGCGAGGTGCTGGCCGCCGGCAACAACGGCGCGGTGGAGGAGATGGCCAACGAGGTGGTGGCCACCCAGACCGCGGAAATCCACCGGATGCGCGCCATGGGCTGA
- a CDS encoding GNAT family N-acetyltransferase, producing MSTAHPAALNFRSAVETDVPELVVLVESAYRGDASRAGWTTEADYLDGQRTDPDGVRAIIESADGVLLVVERAGELVACCQLEHRGDHAYFGMFAVRPGLQGGGLGKEILAEAERRAVETWGAKEMRMTVVSVREELIAYYVRRGYRRTGELSPFPYGDERFGVPLRDDLAFELLVKPL from the coding sequence ATGTCGACCGCCCACCCCGCCGCCCTGAACTTCCGCAGTGCCGTCGAGACGGACGTACCGGAACTGGTGGTCCTCGTCGAGTCGGCCTACCGCGGGGACGCCAGCCGTGCCGGCTGGACCACCGAGGCGGACTACCTGGACGGCCAGCGCACGGACCCGGACGGGGTCCGCGCGATCATCGAATCCGCCGACGGAGTCCTGCTCGTCGTCGAGCGCGCCGGCGAACTCGTCGCCTGCTGTCAGCTCGAACACCGCGGCGACCACGCCTACTTCGGGATGTTCGCGGTCCGCCCCGGGCTCCAGGGCGGTGGCCTCGGCAAGGAGATCCTCGCCGAGGCGGAGCGCCGCGCCGTCGAGACGTGGGGCGCCAAGGAGATGCGGATGACGGTGGTGAGCGTACGGGAGGAGCTCATCGCCTACTACGTGCGCCGCGGCTACCGGCGCACCGGCGAGCTGAGCCCCTTCCCCTACGGCGACGAGCGGTTCGGCGTCCCGCTCCGCGACGACCTGGCCTTCGAGCTGCTGGTCAAGCCGCTGTAG
- a CDS encoding FAD-dependent oxidoreductase, translated as MLRVAVVGSGPSGVYAAQTLVQQREVPGVRVDVLDRLPAPYGLVRYGVAPDHEKIKSLQGSLRTVLEDERIRFLGNVEVGGPQLPAERLLELYHAVVYCVGAARDRLLGIPGEELAGVHSATAFVAWYSGHPDAVGEAFDLPAVGSAVVVGAGNVAVDVTRMLARGEPELSPTDMPQPALGALADSGVKSVSMVARRGPSQGKFTTKELRELGTLPQVAAVVDPAELALDPAYADPGAAAALPAVARRNLEVLRGWAGQDSGDARRRIALRFYLRPVEVLAGPGGRVAGVRFERTAPDGRGGVVGTGAYEDVEAQLVLRSVGYQGVPLPGLPFDPVKATVPHAAGRVLREGRASVGEYVAGWIKRGPTGVIGTNRPCAKETASSLLQDAAVLAGRDLPGDPLDALRAAGLHPVEWPGWLAIEAAEADLGHSLGRRSVKIPDWPGLLAAANAGT; from the coding sequence GTGCTTCGTGTCGCCGTCGTCGGTTCGGGCCCCAGCGGGGTCTACGCCGCTCAGACATTGGTCCAGCAGCGTGAGGTGCCGGGCGTCCGCGTCGACGTGCTGGACCGGCTGCCCGCGCCGTACGGGCTGGTGCGCTACGGGGTGGCCCCCGACCACGAGAAGATCAAGTCGCTCCAGGGGAGCCTGCGCACGGTGCTGGAGGACGAACGGATCCGCTTCCTCGGCAACGTCGAGGTCGGCGGACCGCAGCTGCCCGCCGAGCGGCTGCTGGAGCTCTACCACGCGGTGGTGTACTGCGTGGGTGCCGCCCGCGACCGGCTGCTCGGCATCCCCGGCGAGGAGCTCGCCGGCGTGCACTCCGCGACGGCCTTCGTCGCCTGGTACAGCGGGCACCCGGATGCCGTCGGCGAGGCCTTCGACCTGCCCGCGGTGGGCTCGGCGGTGGTCGTCGGGGCGGGCAATGTCGCCGTGGACGTGACGCGGATGCTGGCCCGCGGCGAGCCCGAACTGTCCCCGACCGACATGCCGCAGCCGGCCTTGGGCGCGCTCGCGGACAGTGGCGTGAAATCGGTGTCGATGGTGGCCCGGCGCGGGCCCTCGCAGGGCAAGTTCACCACCAAGGAACTGCGGGAGTTGGGCACTCTGCCGCAGGTCGCCGCCGTCGTGGACCCCGCCGAGCTGGCGCTCGACCCCGCGTACGCCGACCCGGGCGCGGCCGCCGCGCTGCCCGCAGTGGCCCGGCGCAACCTGGAGGTGCTGCGCGGCTGGGCCGGGCAGGACTCGGGCGACGCCCGGCGCCGGATCGCGCTGCGGTTCTACCTGCGCCCGGTGGAGGTACTGGCCGGCCCCGGCGGCCGGGTCGCCGGGGTCCGGTTCGAGCGGACCGCCCCGGACGGCCGGGGCGGAGTCGTGGGGACCGGCGCCTACGAGGACGTCGAGGCGCAGTTGGTGCTGCGCTCGGTGGGGTACCAGGGCGTTCCGCTGCCCGGCCTCCCGTTCGACCCGGTGAAGGCCACGGTCCCGCACGCCGCGGGCCGGGTGCTGCGCGAGGGCCGGGCCTCGGTCGGCGAGTACGTGGCGGGCTGGATCAAGCGCGGCCCGACCGGGGTGATCGGGACCAACCGGCCCTGCGCCAAGGAGACGGCGTCGTCGCTGCTCCAGGACGCTGCGGTGCTGGCCGGGCGGGACCTGCCGGGCGACCCGCTGGACGCACTGCGGGCGGCGGGCCTGCACCCGGTGGAGTGGCCGGGCTGGCTGGCGATCGAGGCGGCCGAGGCCGACCTCGGGCACTCGCTGGGCCGCCGCTCGGTGAAGATCCCGGACTGGCCGGGCCTGCTGGCAGCGGCGAACGCGGGAACCTGA
- a CDS encoding helix-turn-helix domain-containing protein has translation MSPRSASVNEELRRRSRERLLQATVELVAERGYEATTLGDIADRAGAARGLVSYYFPGKRQLLQSAVHRLMHLTLDAALEREPRSNDGRERLARAVDAILGLARDEPLLMRTHMAGILQAEGFVQCPEQQRLAELLRDTVTRYGSADVDTDYPLLRALLMGAVVAVLLPGAPMPWARLRAELFQRYGLDWELGVPPEGGPPEATFPPAG, from the coding sequence ATGTCCCCGCGCAGCGCATCGGTCAATGAAGAATTGCGCAGACGTTCCCGGGAGCGGCTGCTCCAGGCCACGGTCGAACTCGTCGCCGAGCGCGGCTACGAAGCCACGACGCTCGGCGACATCGCCGACCGGGCGGGTGCGGCCCGCGGCCTGGTCTCGTACTACTTCCCCGGCAAACGGCAGCTGCTCCAGTCGGCGGTGCACCGGCTGATGCACCTGACGCTGGACGCGGCCCTGGAGCGGGAACCGCGCAGCAACGACGGGCGCGAACGGCTCGCCCGGGCGGTCGACGCGATCCTCGGGCTCGCCCGGGACGAGCCGCTGCTGATGCGGACGCACATGGCGGGGATCCTCCAGGCCGAGGGGTTCGTGCAGTGCCCGGAGCAGCAGCGACTGGCGGAGCTGCTCCGGGACACGGTCACGCGGTACGGCTCGGCGGACGTGGACACCGACTACCCGCTGCTGCGGGCACTGCTGATGGGTGCGGTCGTGGCGGTCCTGCTGCCGGGGGCTCCGATGCCGTGGGCGCGGCTGCGTGCGGAGCTGTTCCAGCGCTACGGGCTGGACTGGGAGCTCGGCGTCCCGCCGGAGGGCGGGCCGCCCGAGGCAACGTTTCCCCCTGCGGGCTGA
- a CDS encoding dienelactone hydrolase family protein: protein MAYETVAREVEIATAGAAPMTAYVARPAGGDRHPLVLVGSELWGLTEDVRGVVRQVAALGYVAIAPNLYHRSGAGTARGLTESAANRERAFELLGQLTRDGVEEDLRSAIAHARSHEQATEETGVLGFSLGGHIAYFAATRLDLAAAAIFYPGWLPVAGTALSRPEPLLAATGAIAERDVRIVLFFAELDHVIDAEQRAQIGDALEAAGPRHEEVVYPGARHAFFFPGREPYDKAAAEDSWTRVRELFAAELGR, encoded by the coding sequence ATGGCCTACGAGACCGTTGCCCGGGAAGTGGAGATCGCGACCGCCGGTGCCGCGCCGATGACCGCGTACGTCGCCCGCCCCGCGGGAGGCGACCGCCACCCGCTGGTACTCGTCGGATCGGAACTGTGGGGGCTGACCGAGGACGTCCGCGGCGTCGTCCGGCAGGTCGCCGCGCTCGGCTACGTCGCGATCGCCCCGAACCTCTACCACCGCTCCGGCGCCGGGACCGCCCGCGGCCTCACGGAAAGCGCCGCAAACCGGGAACGCGCCTTCGAGCTGCTCGGGCAGCTGACCCGGGACGGCGTCGAGGAGGACCTGCGCTCCGCCATCGCCCACGCCCGCTCCCACGAGCAGGCCACGGAGGAGACCGGCGTGCTCGGGTTCAGCCTGGGCGGGCACATCGCCTACTTCGCGGCCACCCGGCTCGACCTCGCGGCGGCAGCGATCTTCTACCCCGGCTGGCTGCCCGTCGCGGGCACCGCGCTGAGCCGCCCCGAGCCGCTGCTGGCGGCCACCGGCGCGATCGCCGAGCGCGACGTGCGGATCGTGCTGTTCTTCGCGGAACTCGACCACGTCATCGACGCGGAGCAGCGCGCGCAGATCGGTGACGCGCTGGAGGCGGCCGGACCACGGCACGAGGAGGTCGTCTACCCCGGCGCCCGGCACGCCTTCTTCTTCCCCGGGCGCGAACCGTACGACAAGGCCGCTGCCGAGGACTCGTGGACGCGGGTGCGCGAGCTCTTCGCCGCCGAACTCGGCCGGTAG
- a CDS encoding M56 family metallopeptidase: MMVPAALLLLGALTAVFAPRLLARAEWPEREPVVALWVWQCVVGAVLLCFALSMLLSAAAAWLAVRGPLFAKAPHGVVDAYALGPTGGPWAAGTALALAGGGLWTGARLTREVLRARARRRARGAELLVRAPLLPGEDPAGARLVVLEGTRPDAWWLPGAAPQLVVTTAALGRLKGSQLDAVLAHEQGHAQARHDWLLHCSRALAGGFPQVPVFAAFEAEMHRLVELAADDVASRRFGRLTIALALVGLNEDRGVFGPYPSPQPHVSERVRRLLSAAPRLSAGRRLRLTALATLLPAVPLAVALTPGLSALT, encoded by the coding sequence ATGATGGTCCCCGCCGCACTCCTGCTGCTCGGCGCCCTGACCGCGGTGTTCGCCCCCCGTCTGCTGGCCCGGGCCGAGTGGCCCGAGCGTGAGCCCGTCGTCGCCCTGTGGGTGTGGCAGTGCGTGGTGGGCGCGGTGCTGCTGTGCTTCGCGCTGTCGATGCTGCTGAGCGCGGCCGCCGCCTGGCTGGCCGTCCGGGGCCCGCTCTTCGCGAAGGCACCGCACGGGGTGGTCGACGCGTACGCGCTGGGCCCGACCGGCGGCCCGTGGGCCGCGGGGACCGCGCTGGCGTTGGCGGGCGGCGGGCTGTGGACCGGGGCCCGGCTGACCCGGGAGGTGCTGCGGGCCCGGGCCCGGCGGCGGGCACGGGGCGCCGAGCTGCTCGTACGGGCGCCGCTGCTGCCCGGGGAGGACCCGGCAGGGGCTCGGCTCGTCGTCCTGGAGGGAACGCGGCCCGATGCGTGGTGGCTGCCGGGCGCGGCGCCGCAGCTGGTGGTGACGACGGCCGCGCTCGGACGGCTCAAGGGGAGCCAACTGGACGCCGTACTGGCGCACGAGCAGGGGCACGCGCAGGCCCGGCACGACTGGCTGCTGCACTGCTCGCGGGCGCTGGCGGGAGGGTTCCCGCAGGTGCCGGTGTTCGCGGCGTTCGAGGCGGAGATGCACCGGCTCGTCGAGCTGGCTGCCGACGACGTGGCCTCGCGACGGTTCGGGAGGCTGACGATCGCGCTCGCCCTGGTCGGTCTCAACGAGGACCGGGGGGTGTTCGGGCCCTATCCGAGCCCGCAGCCGCACGTGTCGGAGCGGGTGCGCCGGCTGCTCTCGGCGGCGCCCCGGCTCTCGGCGGGCCGCCGGCTGCGGCTCACGGCGTTGGCCACGCTGCTGCCCGCGGTCCCGCTGGCGGTGGCCCTGACGCCGGGCCTGAGCGCCCTGACCTGA